One Equus asinus isolate D_3611 breed Donkey chromosome 26, EquAss-T2T_v2, whole genome shotgun sequence genomic window carries:
- the LOC106846639 gene encoding vomeronasal type-2 receptor 26 codes for MWLCSLLPALVGSLPGALSGPTGWRSPGKSPRFDRPGDVVIGGSFSIFFFKPVTLFDFTAPPAGTASVSVSMWNYRVAQSLVFAIEEINRDARLLPNLTLGFSIFNSGDSVPGALYETMAFLTGWEEPIPNYECQPSPPRAALVGDTRSAVSIPMARLLGLYKFPQISNDDVLQYEPVPNIAGDIVYGAAPPPGPGRRGPGGDKARAGDTDAERRRRREEGDRGPEAELPGSRRRSRSQKDESDPLYLPCRLLPGSHHFSFLPPPLPAQVSHSSSLASLSDKTQFPSFLRTLASDLTSSRLVAQLVVHFGWSWVGILAQDDDYGQQSSSLVIQELGQAGICIEFHLHVPSQPSLEKTEAIIREMGRCTATGIIVFVSNLSFQIILQGLLGQGISGRVWVSRETLHAALALSIPGVSQVLQGSFSLLQRTSQVLGFPEFFARLHPARTPEDMFIERFWEVTFRCTWPRGSRGPVRNSSGAGGIRFCSGNESLTGWEYPFQDVVKVDVGYPAVYSIAHALQDLGTCEQGDGTCADPWHFQPWQLLHPLRKVHFKTVDGTEIVFDANGDMVTTFDLLQGQKTPEGLFRFVRIGILNPQASSGESMMVQMMKEDFQVPSSACSKSCAPGSSQIMRQGAPHCCFDCSPCPEGHFADQRDMARCLPCPGEQAPSPARDGCRPLPEIFLSWREPLGQALAAGAVALAAAALGTLALFLRRRRARAVRAAHGALSRALLGALALCSLSALLFLGPPRAATCLLRRAAFAVVFAVAVSCVLAKTLAVVLAFRVTRPDDPLRVCLGPRASAAVVLGASSLQVLLCGLWLSISPPVPHRDTASEPGHVVVRCQEGSGAAFYCMLGYLGLLAAVTLSVAFLARRLPAAFNETKLLTLSMLLFCSVWTAFLPLYHSARGKATVAVEVFSILASTAGLLGCIFLPKCYIILRRREQNVPARLWRGCGPSGEGRARSSRAAVSPGPCHRPF; via the exons ATGTGGCTGTGCTCCCTGCTGCCTGCCCTAGTGGGCTCTCTCCCTGGGGCCCTTTCTGGGCCCACTGGCTGGCGCTCGCCAGGGAAGAGCCCCCGCTTTGACCGTCCCGGAGATGTGGTGATTGGGGGCAgcttctccatctttttcttcaaGCCTGTCACCCTGTTCGATTTCACGGCTCCGCCGGCTGGGACAGCGTCTGTGAG TGTGTCCATGTGGAACTACCGGGTGGCCCAGAGTCTTGTCTTTGCCATCGAGGAGATCAACAGGGACGCCCGGCTGCTGCCCAACCTCACTCTGGGCTTCTCCATCTTTAACTCTGGGGACTCAGTACCTGGAGCCCTCTACGAGACGATGGCCTTTCTCACGGGGTGGGAGGAGCCCATCCCCAACTACGAGTGTCAGCCCAGCCCTCCGCGGGCTGCCCTGGTTGGAGACACTCGGTCAGCTGTGTCCATCCCCATGGCCAGGCTGCTGGGGCTCTATAAGTTTCCCCAG ATCAGCAACGACGACGTGTTGCAGTATGAGCCTGTTCCAAATATCGCAGGGGACATAGTGTA CGGAGCGGCCCCCCCGCCTGGCCCAGGACGCCGCGGCCCGGGCGGCGACAAGGCGCGGGCTGGCGACACAGACGCGGAGCGCAGGAGGCGCCGGGAGGAGGGGGACAGAGGGCCGGAGGCCGAGCTGCCCGGCTCCCGGCGTCGCTCCCGGAGCCAGAAGGACGAAT CTGACCCCCTATACCTCCCATGCAGGCTCCTTCCTGGTTCTCACCACTTCTCCTTTCTGCCCCCGCCCCTTCCTGCCCAGGTCAGTCACTCATCCTCCCTTGCCAGCCTCAGCGATAAGACCCAGTTCCCGTCCTTCCTTCGGACCCTGGCTAGTGACCTCACGTCCTCCCGCCTGGTGGCCCAGCTTGTTGTCCACTTCGGATGGTCCTGGGTGGGCATTCTGGCCCAGGACGATGACTACGGGCAGCAGAGCAGCTCACTGGTGATCCAGGAGCTGGGCCAGGCAGGCATCTGCATTGAGTTCCACCTCCACGTCCCCTCCCAGCCGTCCCTGGAGAAGACGGAAGCCATCATCCGGGAGATGGGCCGCTGCACCGCCACTGGCATCATCGTCTTCGTGAGCAACTTGAGTTTCCAGATCATCCTGCAGGGCTTGCTGGGCCAGGGCATCTCGGGCCGGGTCTGGGTCAGCCGGGAGACGCTGCACGCTGCTCTGGCCCTGAGCATCCCCGGCGTGTCCCAGGTCCTGCAGGGCTCCTTCAGCCTTCTGCAGCGCACCAGCCAGGTCCTCGGGTTCCCCGAGTTCTTTGCTCGCCTGCACCCTGCCCGGACCCCAGAGGACATGTTCATAGAGAGATTCTGGGAGGTCACCTTCAGATGCACGTGGCCccgtgggagccgagggccagTGAGGAACAGCTCGGGGGCAGGGGGCATCCGGTTCTGCTCTGGGAACGAGAGCCTGACAGGTTGGGAGTACCCCTTCCAGGACGTGGTTAAAGTGGATGTCGGGTACCCGGCCGTCTACAGCATCGCCCACGCCCTGCAGGACCTGGGCACCTGCGAGCAGGGGGACGGGACATGTGCAGACCCTTGGCACTTCCAGCCCTGGCAG CTTCTGCATCCCCTCAGGAAGGTGCATTTCAAGACCGTTGATGGGACAGAGATTGTCTTTGATGCCAATGGAGATATGGTTACAACATTTGACCTTCTTCAAGGGCAGAAGACCCCTGAAGGCCTGTTCCGCTTTGTCCGAATAGGCATACTCAACCCACAAGCTTCCTCAGGGGAGAGCATGATGGTCCAGATGATGAAGGAGGACTTCCAG gtccccagctctgcctgcagcAAGAGCTGTGCTCCAGGATCCAGCCAGATCATGCGCCAGGGAGCCCCTCACTGCTGTTTTGACTGCAGCCCCTGCCCCGAGGGACACTTTGCAGACCAAAGAG ACATGGCGCGCTGCCTCCCGTGCCCCGGCGAGCAGGCGCCCAGCCCGGCGCGGGACGGCTGCCGGCCGCTGCCCGAGATTTTCCTGAGCTGGCGCGAGCCGCTGGGCCAGGCGCTGGCGGCGGGCGCGGTGGCGCTGGCGGCCGCGGCGCTGGGGACGCTGGCGCTGTTCCTGCGGCGCCGGCGCGCACGCGCGGTCAGGGCGGCCCACGGCGCGCTCAGCCGGGCCCTGCTCGGCGCGCTGGCGCTCTGCTCCCTCAGCGCGCTGCTCTTCCTCGGCCCGCCGCGCGCCGCCACCTGCCTGCTCCGCCGGGCCGCCTTCGCCGTGGTCTTCGCCGTCGCCGTGTCCTGCGTCCTGGCCAAGACCCTGGCCGTCGTGCTGGCCTTCCGAGTCACCAGGCCGGACGACCCACTCCGCGTGTGCCTGGGCCCCCGGGCCTCCGCCGCGGTCGTGCTGGGCGCCTCGTCGCTGCAGGTGCTGCTCTGTGGGCTCTGGCTGAGCATCTCCCCGCCGGTCCCGCACAGGGACACGGCCTCCGAGCCCGGCCACGTGGTCGTGCGGTGCCAGGAGGGCTCCGGCGCCGCCTTCTACTGCATGCTGGGCTACCTGGGCCTCCTGGCGGCGGTCACCCTCTCCGTGGCCTTCctggccaggcgtctgcccgctGCTTTCAACGAGACCAAGCTGCTCACCCTCAGCATGCTGCTCTTCTGCAGCGTCTGGACGGCCTTCCTGCCCCTGTACCACAGCGCGCGCGGCAAGGCCACCGTGGCCGTGGAGGTCTTCTCCATCCTGGCCTCCACCGCAGGGCTGCTGGGCTGCATCTTCCTCCCCAAGTGCTACATCATCCTGCGGAGGCGCGAGCAGAACGTCCCGGCCCGGTTATGGCGTGGATGCGGGCCAAGCGGggaaggcagagccaggagctcCCGGGCAGCTGTGTCCCCAGGCCCCTGCCACAGACCCTTCTGA